The window TGGACAGACCCTTTACTACTGAGGATGTAATCAAAATGCATGAAAACGCTTTTTTCTTCTACGGCGGGAGAACAAAAGAAATCGTTTACGACCAAGACCATCTAATTCTGACTAGTGAAAATAGCGGAGATTTAATTCTTACTCATGAATTTGCAAACTACACTAGAAAAAGAGGCTTTCTAATTTATATGTGTAGAAAACAGGACCCCCAAAGCAAGGGGCGCATTGAAAATGTTGTGGGCTTTGTGAAAAAGAATTTTGCCAAACACCGAACTTTTTTTAACTTGGAGAGGCTTAACGAAGATTGTTTAGCTTGGCTTGAGCGAACAGGTAATGGGAAAAAACACAATACAACAAAGAAAATACCGGCAGAAATGTTCGCCCTGGAAAAGCCCCATCTCCTGCCGGTCTACGAAAAATTAAATAGCACTTGTAAAAACAGTATAACAAGAACGGTAAGAAAAGACAATACCATCTGGTTTATGGGTAATAGATATTCCGTACCCCTTGGGACCTATGATGGGACGGAAAAAGTAGTAGAAGTGATGAAGGTCCAGGAAAACATTCTTGTAATCAGCGACTTGGAGACTAAACAGGAATTAGCCCGACACACTATTAGTCTTGAAAAAGGTAAACTTGTCAAAAACAACAACCACGGCCGGGATCGTTCCAAAGGTATTGACAAATATATTGAAACGGTAGCAGTATTTTTTAATCAGCCATCACAGGCAAAAGAATGGCTGAAGAAAATCAGAGCACAAAAACCAAGATACATACGCGATCAGCTGCAAATGCTTCAAAGAAGTATTGAGGATGTCGATGTCCTAATTACCGAAAAAGCGTTAAATTATTGTCTGAAACATAACCTTTTTAGTGCTACTGATTTCAATGATGCAATAGATTATTTTGGCAAAATGCAGCCTAAAGAGAGAATAACAAGATTCGGTGAAGCTGATTTTATAGAGATTAAACCTTTGAATGAAATGGACCGTAGCAAATTTGAAACAAAACCGATGACTAGGGATTTTAATTATTACAAAGAAATTCTGGAAAGGGGACATATATGTTAGAAACCACAAGTGAATTAAAACAGCAAATGAAGGCATTAAAGATAACTGAAATGGCTAAGGCCTTAGATGATCTTTTGTTGGAGGCGGAAGCCAAGGAACTTAGCTATCAACAATTTTTATCTAAACTTGTTAGTTATGAATTATCGAAACGGGGGGAAAAACAAAGGGACAAGTGGCTCAAATGGGCCGCTTTCCCGGAATACAAGACCCTGGACGAGTTTAACCTTGCGGAACAACAATCTCTCAGCAAAAAGCAATTTCAG of the Clostridia bacterium genome contains:
- a CDS encoding IS21 family transposase; amino-acid sequence: MYSEIIRLKELGLNISQIARHLDISRNTVYQYGNLNPDEYNQVLEDMQTRQKKLDHKREKILSWLKEYPDLSGAQVFDWLKERYPEIDISESTVRNYVSYLRKEYDIPKTIHKRDHEAIEDPPQGHQMQVDFGEEKLKNAQGNLVRLWFIAFVLSNSRQKYVEWLDRPFTTEDVIKMHENAFFFYGGRTKEIVYDQDHLILTSENSGDLILTHEFANYTRKRGFLIYMCRKQDPQSKGRIENVVGFVKKNFAKHRTFFNLERLNEDCLAWLERTGNGKKHNTTKKIPAEMFALEKPHLLPVYEKLNSTCKNSITRTVRKDNTIWFMGNRYSVPLGTYDGTEKVVEVMKVQENILVISDLETKQELARHTISLEKGKLVKNNNHGRDRSKGIDKYIETVAVFFNQPSQAKEWLKKIRAQKPRYIRDQLQMLQRSIEDVDVLITEKALNYCLKHNLFSATDFNDAIDYFGKMQPKERITRFGEADFIEIKPLNEMDRSKFETKPMTRDFNYYKEILERGHIC